The DNA segment TCGACGCCACCTTCGACCGGGCCAAGGAGTACGCCTACTACGCCGGACTCGCGCTCGGCGCGGCCCGCGGCGGCGATGACGTGTGGGCCCTCGCGCTCGGCGCGATGATCCTCCAGACCTGCCGGCACGTCGTGGACTTCTCCTTCAACGAGGCCAACCACGACGCCACCGCCAACACCAGCCCCACCGCCGCCCTCTCCGACAAGCTGGACAGCGTCGGCTGGACGGTCTGGGTCCGCCGGATGATCGTCCTGCCCATCGGCGAACGCTGGGCCATGATCGCCGTCCTCACCGCGGTCACCACCCCCCGCATCACCTTCTACGTGCTGCTGATCGGCTGCGCGCTGGCGGCGACGTACACCACGGCGGGCCGCGTCCTGCGCTCGCTGACCCGCAAGGCCCGCCGCACCGACCGCGCCGCCCGCGCGCTCGCCGACCTCGCGGACACCGGCCCGCTCGGCGGGGCCCTCGGCCGCGTGCTCAAGCGGGGCCTGCCCGGCCTCGCCGTCCCGGCCGTCGCCTTCCTCGGCGGTGCCGCCGTGGTCGCCTGCTCGGCGCTGACCGGCTTCGGCGGCTGGCTCCCGGTGGTGGGCGCGCTCGTCTACGTCCTCACCTCGGCGCTCGCCACGGCCCGCCCGCTCAAGGGCTCGCTGGACTGGCTCGTCCCGCCGTTCTTCCGCGCCGCCGAGTACGGCACGGTGCTCGCGCTGGCCGCCCGCGCCGACGTCCACGGCGCCCTTCCGGCGGCGTTCGGGCTGGTCGCGGCGGTCGCCTACCATCACTACGACACGGTGTACCGCATCCGCGGCGACGCCGGAGCGCCGCCGGCCTGGCTGGTGCGCGCCATCGGGGGGCAGGAGGGGCGCACGCTGCTCGTCACCGTGCTTGCCGCGCTGCTGACCGCCTCCCAGTTCACCGTCGCGCTCACGGTCATCGCCGTGTGCGTCGCTCTGCTGGTGCTCGTGGAGAGCATCCGCTTCTGGGTGTCCGCTGGGGCGCCCGCCGTCCACGACGAA comes from the Streptomyces seoulensis genome and includes:
- a CDS encoding DUF5941 domain-containing protein codes for the protein MPTAIVTGQPVPGSSLEGDLRSLGFDVRMAADTAEARNLIAAAPADGRVALVDARFVGHPHALRLGLTDPRFPLAAVPGAVTAQGSARQTLSRALEGQEQGQDETGGGTAVAVDSLPDRLVTALDAGGTPVHRPELGSLVAAVPADPQGRNEARQAVLAVDEEDVRLKSAVKSRDGFFTTFCISPYSRYLARWCARRGLTPNQVTTASLLTALIAAGCAATGTRPGFVAAGVLLIASFVLDCTDGQLARYSLQYSTLGAWLDATFDRAKEYAYYAGLALGAARGGDDVWALALGAMILQTCRHVVDFSFNEANHDATANTSPTAALSDKLDSVGWTVWVRRMIVLPIGERWAMIAVLTAVTTPRITFYVLLIGCALAATYTTAGRVLRSLTRKARRTDRAARALADLADTGPLGGALGRVLKRGLPGLAVPAVAFLGGAAVVACSALTGFGGWLPVVGALVYVLTSALATARPLKGSLDWLVPPFFRAAEYGTVLALAARADVHGALPAAFGLVAAVAYHHYDTVYRIRGDAGAPPAWLVRAIGGQEGRTLLVTVLAALLTASQFTVALTVIAVCVALLVLVESIRFWVSAGAPAVHDEGETA